Part of the bacterium genome is shown below.
GAAATGAGATAATGGAGGAATCGTTTAACAGTTCCGGAGCGCAATTTTCCTCTTACCAAAAACACGGCTGTCGCTTTTTTCGCGGTATTATTCCATTTGTTGCGATTAGCTTCCCAGCCCTCACCTTATTCGCTGTGGGGCCATCGCCATCCAACCTTCCTCACACCGGCGGCCTCCGGCTCCTCAGCTCGGGCGTGGCCTGCTCGAAGGCGTGGCCCGCCCGCAGCACCCGGGCCTCCTCCCAAGGGGGGCCGATGAACTGGATGGACATGGGGAGGCCCTCCTCCGAGAAGCCCATGGGAACGGCCAGGGCCGGGAACCCCGTCATGTTCTGATGGGTGAGGAAGGGCTGGGTGACACTGAGGGAGTAATCGATCTCCTTCCCGTTGACCTTGGTCTTCAGGGTGTCGTTCAAAGGGGCGATGCAGGGGAGCGTAGGCGTGAGGATGACGTCGGCCTTCTCGAAGAGCGCCTGCACCTCCCGCCGCAGCAGCTCCCGCTGGCGCTGGGCCCGGATGTAGACGTCCGGGTCTTCCTTGCCGATGCGTGCCTCAATGCGCTTGCGGGTGAAGTCCCCGTAGCCGTCCGGGTCCTTCGTGTACATCGGGCGGTGGAACTCCAGGAACTCGTGGGCCAAGATCGCCTCGCCCACTTCGCGGATGCGCTTGGCGTCCGGGAAGGGCAGCGTCTCCACCTTCGCCCCGAGCGCCCGCAGCACCCCCACCGCTCGGTCGAAGGCGAGCTGGATCTCGGCGTCCACCTCGGCGTTCTCGCAGAGGTCCGGGCAGAGTCCGAGGTGCAGTCCCTTCACGCCCTTGCCGAGATTGGCGGAGAAGTCAGGCACGGGCACGTCCCGGCTGTAGGGGTCGCGGGGGTCATAGCCCGCGATGGCCTGGAGCACCAGGGCCGCGTCC
Proteins encoded:
- a CDS encoding amidase gives rise to the protein MPDELHYAPVHELARRIAGKEITPLDVVEANLERIGEANEKVLGFIMVTADQARAEARKAGEEIAAGGAKSPLHGIPFGLKDIIDTAGVCTTYGSSFFKDRVPEADAFAVAGLKKAGAILLGKCHTQEFASGPLSHNPHLGTARNPWDLTRITGGSSTGSAASVAAGMVPAALGTDTGSSIRGPACHCGIVGLKPTHGRVSLSGVCPNTLSYDHVGPMVRTVRDAALVLQAIAGYDPRDPYSRDVPVPDFSANLGKGVKGLHLGLCPDLCENAEVDAEIQLAFDRAVGVLRALGAKVETLPFPDAKRIREVGEAILAHEFLEFHRPMYTKDPDGYGDFTRKRIEARIGKEDPDVYIRAQRQRELLRREVQALFEKADVILTPTLPCIAPLNDTLKTKVNGKEIDYSLSVTQPFLTHQNMTGFPALAVPMGFSEEGLPMSIQFIGPPWEEARVLRAGHAFEQATPELRSRRPPV